The following proteins come from a genomic window of Panulirus ornatus isolate Po-2019 chromosome 21, ASM3632096v1, whole genome shotgun sequence:
- the LOC139756431 gene encoding uncharacterized protein: protein MPVNGCRLWMMTRISVLCQFIFLSSLAAASVGSYSFQEDEFLDGQLTLVVEDALDGGPNPIFSPRSTIHVRSVKSGNALVTHTRQWTSELENKLRTLAVNDDLYRIRVYQKGLEDKGYVSTYTKAVSIKKCLQFYCECHEVLMG from the exons AT GCCTGTGAACGGGTGCCGTCTGTGGATGATGACAAGAATATCGGTATTATGTCAATTTATATTTCTGAGTTCCCTGGCGGCTGCATCAGTGGGATCTTATAGCTTCCAG GAAGATGAATTTCTAGATGGTCAGCTGACACTAGTGGTGGAGGATGCACTGGATGGGGGACCAAACCCAATCTTTTCTCCACGATCTACCATTCATGTTCGCTCTGTTAAGTCAGGCAATGCTTTGGTTACTCACACTCGCCAGTGGACCTCAGAATTAGAGAACAAATTACGA acCCTTGCAGTGAATGATGATCTGTATCGTATCCGTGTGTATCAGAAAGGATTGGAAGATAAGGGATATGTTTCAACTTACACCAAAGCTGTAAGTATTAAGAAATGTTTACAGTTTTATTGTGAATGTCATGAAGTTCTCATGGGTTAA